GGCGGCGCTCGGCCAGCACGGGGAAGAGGGCGAAGACGCGGTCGAGATCGGCGCGGATGCCCGCCGTGTCGCGCCGCGTGTAGGCGCCCAGGTCGAGGTTTTCGGCCACGGTCATCTTGGGAAACACGCGCCGCCCCTCGGGCACCTGCACGAGACCCATGGCGACGATTTCGTGCTCGGGGGCGCGCGTGATGTCGCGGTCCTCGAAGACGATGCGCCCCGCGCCCGCGCGGATCAGGCCCGACACGCACTTGAGCGTCGTCGATTTGCCCGCGCCGTTGCAGCCGATCATCGTGACGACCTCGCCGGCGTCCACATGCAGGGTCACGTCGTTGAGCACGCCCACGGTTCCGTACCCCGCGCGCACGCCTTCGAGACGCAGCATCGCGTCCTCGTGGTGCGACATCATGACGCCTCCGCGGGCGCGGCGACGGCCGGGCCTTCGCCGAGGTACGCC
Above is a window of Deltaproteobacteria bacterium DNA encoding:
- a CDS encoding ABC transporter ATP-binding protein, with the translated sequence MLRLEGVRAGYGTVGVLNDVTLHVDAGEVVTMIGCNGAGKSTTLKCVSGLIRAGAGRIVFEDRDITRAPEHEIVAMGLVQVPEGRRVFPKMTVAENLDLGAYTRRDTAGIRADLDRVFALFPVLAERRRQTAGTLSGGEQQMLAVGRGLMAKPRLLLLDEPSLGLAPLIVAQIFRVIAELAASGVTILLVEQNAQAALHLAQRGYVMETGRITLAGPSAQLLADENVRTAYLGGG